A stretch of the Clavibacter sp. B3I6 genome encodes the following:
- a CDS encoding AAA family ATPase produces the protein MLGALDRLDPPPRRILLGAPAGTGKSTLARRIHVRTGVPYRELDSLFHGPGWTELPGFRDDVEAFSSRNAWVSEWQYTTQLGELLPSRADTLVWLDLPVAVQMGRLIRRTLHRRWYRVPLWHGNVEPPLHTILTDPEHIIRWGWKGRAKLRQRIVRAAIAHPHLRIVRLRSTREIDVWLRGLPRSAPPAPAPPVRPAGSG, from the coding sequence ATGCTCGGAGCACTCGACCGCCTGGATCCGCCGCCCCGGCGCATCCTCCTCGGCGCGCCCGCGGGCACCGGCAAGTCCACGCTCGCCCGGCGCATCCACGTGCGCACCGGCGTGCCGTACCGGGAGCTCGACTCCCTCTTCCACGGGCCCGGCTGGACGGAGCTGCCCGGCTTCCGCGACGACGTCGAGGCCTTCTCCTCCCGGAACGCCTGGGTCAGCGAGTGGCAGTACACGACCCAGCTCGGGGAGCTGCTGCCGTCGCGCGCGGACACGCTGGTCTGGCTCGACCTGCCGGTCGCGGTGCAGATGGGTCGGTTGATCCGCCGCACGCTGCACCGCCGCTGGTACCGCGTGCCGCTCTGGCACGGGAACGTGGAGCCGCCTCTCCACACGATCCTCACGGACCCGGAGCACATCATCCGCTGGGGGTGGAAGGGGCGGGCGAAGCTGCGCCAGCGCATCGTGCGGGCGGCCATCGCGCACCCGCACCTGCGGATCGTGCGCCTGCGGTCGACCCGGGAGATCGACGTGTGGCTGCGCGGGCTGCCGCGGTCCGCGCCGCCGGCTCCGGCGCCGCCGGTGCGTCCGGCCGGCTCCGGGTAG
- a CDS encoding response regulator transcription factor, translated as MTRILLVDDQSLVRMGFRLVLESAADLEVVGEAADGRTAIDQVAALRPDVVLMDVRMPGVDGIEATRRIVAEHPDVRVLILTTFDVDEHAFAALRAGASGFLLKDATPAELASAVRVVASGDSVVAPRVTRRMLEMFADVLPVGSAPAAAGIHPRLAALTPRETEVLRRVAEGRSNAEIAGDLFLAEATVKTHVGRILAKLGVRDRVQAVVLAYETGLVRAGAE; from the coding sequence ATGACGCGGATCCTGCTGGTGGACGACCAGTCGCTGGTGCGCATGGGCTTCCGGCTCGTGCTCGAGAGCGCCGCCGACCTCGAGGTCGTGGGCGAGGCCGCCGACGGGCGCACCGCGATCGACCAGGTCGCCGCGCTCCGTCCCGACGTGGTGCTGATGGACGTGCGGATGCCGGGCGTCGACGGCATCGAGGCGACCCGCCGGATCGTGGCCGAGCACCCGGACGTGCGCGTGCTCATCCTCACGACGTTCGACGTGGACGAGCACGCCTTCGCCGCCCTGCGCGCGGGCGCGAGCGGGTTCCTCCTCAAGGACGCGACCCCGGCCGAGCTCGCCTCCGCGGTGCGCGTCGTGGCGTCCGGCGACTCCGTGGTCGCACCGCGGGTGACCCGGCGGATGCTGGAGATGTTCGCGGACGTGCTGCCCGTGGGATCCGCGCCGGCCGCCGCGGGCATCCACCCCCGGCTCGCCGCCCTCACGCCGCGCGAGACGGAGGTGCTGCGCCGCGTCGCCGAGGGGCGCTCGAACGCGGAGATCGCGGGCGACCTGTTCCTCGCCGAGGCGACCGTGAAGACGCACGTCGGCCGGATCCTCGCCAAGCTCGGCGTGCGCGACCGGGTGCAGGCCGTCGTCCTCGCCTACGAGACGGGCCTGGTGCGCGCCGGGGCGGAGTGA
- a CDS encoding ABC transporter permease, producing MTAVVSTVHRTAVQPATFRRLVAGEWIKLRSLRSTWWILALGTAVVPAFAVSRVISIARVPEAVGSEGMVGAAYATGGVALAQLAFAILGVMVVAGEYGSGQIRTTLTVTPMRVRALLAKLLVVVLVVVAASTVAVLAAWAACAPWFGPTGMSIDLTRGEDARLVLGTPLYLGAVAALAFGIGMLVRSPAAGISVVVGLLLVVENLLAAIPWAPLQSLAAHLPSSAGSRLLRSDAVGSVITVSNSSELTPWGGYGVMLVWVVGVLAVAVVLLRRRDA from the coding sequence ATGACCGCCGTCGTCTCGACCGTGCATCGCACGGCCGTCCAGCCCGCCACGTTCCGTCGGCTCGTCGCCGGGGAGTGGATCAAGCTCCGGTCGCTGCGCTCCACCTGGTGGATCCTCGCGCTCGGCACCGCCGTCGTGCCGGCCTTCGCGGTCTCCCGCGTCATCAGCATCGCCCGCGTCCCGGAGGCCGTCGGCTCGGAGGGCATGGTCGGCGCGGCGTACGCGACCGGCGGCGTCGCGCTGGCGCAGCTGGCCTTCGCGATCCTCGGCGTGATGGTCGTGGCGGGCGAGTACGGGTCCGGCCAGATCCGCACCACCCTCACCGTCACGCCCATGCGGGTGCGCGCGCTCCTCGCCAAGCTGCTCGTGGTGGTGCTCGTGGTCGTGGCCGCGTCGACCGTCGCGGTGCTCGCCGCCTGGGCCGCGTGCGCGCCCTGGTTCGGGCCGACGGGCATGTCGATCGACCTGACCCGCGGGGAGGACGCCCGCCTCGTCCTCGGCACGCCCCTCTACCTCGGCGCCGTGGCCGCGCTCGCCTTCGGGATCGGCATGCTCGTGCGCAGCCCCGCCGCCGGCATCTCCGTCGTGGTCGGCCTGCTGCTCGTGGTCGAGAACCTGCTCGCCGCGATCCCGTGGGCGCCCCTGCAGTCCCTCGCCGCGCACCTGCCGTCGAGCGCGGGCAGCCGCCTGCTCCGCTCGGACGCGGTCGGCTCGGTGATCACCGTCTCGAACAGCTCGGAGCTGACGCCGTGGGGCGGGTACGGCGTGATGCTCGTCTGGGTCGTCGGCGTCCTCGCCGTCGCGGTCGTGCTGCTGCGGCGCCGGGATGCCTGA
- a CDS encoding FBP domain-containing protein: protein MLPLTESDIRASLVNASQREARDLHLPEGFADLRWDRLDFLGWRDPKAPQRGIVVVPVGDRLVGVMLQQASAAPRSRAQCTWCQDVRLPAPVVFYGARRAGAAGRNGNTVGTLVCADFECNANVRKPRPIPYLGFDPEAATAQLIDDLRTRVAAFAADIASTA from the coding sequence ATGCTCCCCCTGACCGAATCCGACATCCGCGCCTCCCTCGTCAACGCGTCCCAGCGCGAGGCGCGCGACCTCCACCTCCCGGAGGGCTTCGCCGACCTCCGCTGGGACCGCCTCGACTTCCTCGGCTGGCGCGACCCGAAGGCCCCGCAGCGCGGCATCGTCGTCGTCCCCGTGGGCGACCGCCTCGTCGGCGTGATGCTCCAGCAGGCGAGCGCCGCCCCGCGGTCGCGCGCCCAGTGCACCTGGTGCCAGGACGTGCGGCTCCCCGCTCCCGTGGTCTTCTACGGCGCGCGGCGGGCCGGGGCCGCGGGCCGCAACGGGAACACCGTGGGCACGCTCGTGTGCGCCGACTTCGAGTGCAACGCGAACGTGCGGAAGCCGCGCCCCATCCCGTACCTCGGCTTCGACCCCGAGGCGGCGACCGCGCAGCTCATCGACGACCTGCGCACCCGCGTGGCGGCGTTCGCGGCGGACATCGCGTCGACGGCCTGA
- a CDS encoding YnfA family protein: MLLRTVILFALAAVAEIGGAWLVWQAVREGRPWWWAGLGVMALGAYGFIASLQEDASFGRILAAYGGVFVAGSLAWGAVVDGYRPDRWDVIGAVICLLGVAVIMFGPRAQGA, from the coding sequence ATGCTCCTGCGCACCGTGATCCTGTTCGCCCTCGCCGCGGTCGCCGAGATCGGCGGCGCCTGGCTCGTCTGGCAGGCGGTGCGCGAGGGGCGGCCGTGGTGGTGGGCCGGGCTCGGGGTGATGGCGCTCGGCGCGTACGGCTTCATCGCGTCGCTGCAGGAGGACGCGTCCTTCGGGCGGATCCTCGCGGCGTACGGCGGCGTGTTCGTCGCGGGATCGCTCGCGTGGGGCGCCGTGGTGGACGGCTACCGGCCGGACCGCTGGGACGTGATCGGCGCGGTGATCTGCTTGCTCGGCGTCGCGGTGATCATGTTCGGGCCGCGCGCGCAGGGCGCCTGA
- a CDS encoding sensor histidine kinase, translating into MSAGPGPGPAPLLRELHVRRLGPIGRFLARRPVAMDVVLVACFAAWALAVGMGADSMHSLSAHLGGEQVLRMQAASLVLTVAGCALLAWRRRRPVLVAAGMAVLGLAALALTGTSSGFELGLALALYAVAVARRPLITWAVCVPAVLAMLATARVLPLPIQVGSIMSGLGRVEPTAGAALARDPSLGGWQQIALPVLVLALLAVAVGTSVRSRRLHVARLVEAAEAVAREAEQRTRLAQAAERARIAREMHDVVAHGISVMVALGGGASMALDWAPDRARLALDELVATGRTALGDMRRVLGVLDGEAPGGTGADGGEPSVAPLPGIPDIAPLVDRFRLAGLPVRASGLDDARLLEADATLQLAVHRIVQESLTNVLRHAPATAGVEVAVRRAPGRIEVDVTDRGAGVAGEPALGSGRGVLGMRERAAAFGGTVEAGPHGRGWRVRAELPWDHDDDEEDGR; encoded by the coding sequence GTGAGCGCGGGGCCGGGGCCGGGGCCCGCGCCCCTCCTCCGCGAGCTGCACGTGCGGCGCCTCGGCCCGATCGGCCGGTTCCTCGCGCGGCGGCCGGTCGCGATGGACGTCGTCCTCGTCGCCTGCTTCGCGGCCTGGGCGCTGGCCGTCGGCATGGGCGCCGACTCCATGCACTCGCTCTCCGCGCACCTCGGCGGAGAGCAGGTGCTCCGCATGCAGGCCGCCTCGCTGGTGCTCACGGTCGCGGGCTGCGCGCTGCTCGCGTGGCGACGCCGCCGTCCCGTGCTGGTCGCGGCGGGCATGGCGGTCCTCGGGCTGGCCGCCCTCGCCCTGACGGGCACGTCGTCCGGGTTCGAGCTGGGGCTGGCGCTCGCCCTGTACGCCGTCGCGGTCGCCCGTCGTCCCCTCATCACGTGGGCCGTGTGCGTCCCCGCGGTCCTCGCGATGCTCGCCACCGCCCGGGTGCTGCCCCTGCCGATCCAGGTGGGCTCCATCATGAGCGGGCTCGGCCGGGTCGAGCCGACCGCCGGGGCCGCCCTCGCGCGGGATCCGTCCCTCGGCGGCTGGCAGCAGATCGCCCTGCCCGTGCTGGTGCTGGCGCTCCTCGCCGTGGCCGTCGGCACGAGCGTCCGGAGCCGCCGCCTGCACGTGGCGCGCCTGGTGGAGGCGGCCGAGGCCGTGGCCCGCGAGGCCGAGCAGCGCACCCGGCTGGCGCAGGCCGCCGAGCGGGCGCGCATCGCCCGCGAGATGCACGACGTCGTCGCGCACGGCATCTCCGTCATGGTGGCCCTCGGCGGCGGCGCGTCGATGGCGCTCGACTGGGCGCCGGACCGCGCCCGCCTCGCCCTCGACGAGCTCGTCGCGACCGGCCGCACCGCCCTCGGCGACATGCGGCGCGTGCTCGGCGTGCTGGACGGGGAGGCGCCGGGCGGGACCGGCGCGGACGGCGGGGAGCCGTCGGTCGCGCCCTTGCCCGGGATCCCGGACATCGCCCCGCTCGTCGACCGCTTCCGGCTGGCCGGGCTGCCCGTCCGGGCGTCCGGCCTCGATGACGCCCGGCTCCTCGAGGCCGACGCGACGCTGCAGCTCGCCGTGCACCGCATCGTGCAGGAGTCGCTGACCAACGTGCTCCGGCACGCGCCGGCGACCGCGGGCGTGGAGGTGGCGGTCCGCCGCGCGCCCGGCCGCATCGAGGTGGACGTGACCGACCGGGGCGCGGGCGTCGCCGGGGAGCCGGCCCTCGGATCCGGACGCGGCGTGCTCGGCATGCGCGAGCGCGCGGCCGCGTTCGGCGGCACCGTGGAGGCCGGCCCGCACGGCCGGGGCTGGCGCGTCCGCGCCGAGCTCCCGTGGGACCACGACGACGATGAGGAGGACGGACGATGA
- a CDS encoding HAD family phosphatase, which produces MNAPVDLVILDCDGVLVDSEVLAVEIDRQVLAELGWRLTTAEIVDRFIGRSHADFTADVAAHLGRPLADDWDAPYAHRYADAFAAHLQPVPGIADALDRIATPTCVASSGGHPKIRANLARTGLLPRFEGRISSATEVEHGKPAPDLFLLAASRMGVDPSRCVVVEDSPFGVQGALAAGMRALGYAGGLTPAERLRDAGATVFHDMAELPDLLRDLVG; this is translated from the coding sequence GTGAACGCGCCCGTCGACCTGGTCATCCTCGACTGCGACGGCGTGCTCGTCGACAGCGAGGTGCTCGCCGTGGAGATCGACCGGCAGGTGCTCGCGGAGCTCGGCTGGCGCCTCACGACGGCGGAGATCGTCGACCGCTTCATAGGGAGGTCGCACGCGGACTTCACGGCGGACGTCGCGGCGCACCTCGGCCGTCCCCTCGCCGACGACTGGGACGCGCCGTACGCGCACCGGTACGCGGACGCGTTCGCCGCGCACCTGCAGCCGGTGCCGGGGATCGCGGACGCGCTCGACCGCATCGCGACGCCGACGTGCGTGGCCTCCAGCGGCGGGCACCCGAAGATCCGCGCGAACCTCGCCCGCACGGGCCTGCTCCCGCGCTTCGAGGGCCGGATCTCGAGCGCCACCGAGGTGGAGCACGGCAAGCCCGCGCCCGACCTCTTCCTCCTCGCCGCCTCGCGCATGGGCGTCGACCCGTCGCGCTGCGTGGTCGTCGAGGACAGCCCGTTCGGCGTGCAGGGCGCCCTCGCGGCGGGGATGCGGGCGCTCGGCTACGCGGGCGGGCTCACGCCGGCCGAGCGGCTGCGCGACGCGGGCGCGACCGTGTTCCACGACATGGCGGAGCTGCCGGACCTGCTGCGCGACCTCGTGGGGTGA
- a CDS encoding ROK family transcriptional regulator, translating to MTGHETGDAERVPAALAPVADPARAVPLAPDPRSRGTTPDHVRRSNLATVLQIVHETGPASRSELTRETGLNRSTIAALVGELQELGLVIESEPPGTNRVGRPSPIVSADPRVVVLAVNPEIDAVTVGLVGLDGVVQRRVRRDTDGIPTAARAAELASAIIAEIRADLRATRPDARVLGIGVAVPGLVRFDGGMVRLAPHLGWVDEPFAALLAEATGLPALAANDASLAAVAEGRFGSGRDVDDLVYLNGGASGVGGGVLIGRRPFGGAEGYGGELGHTLVDSGGELCHCGAVGCLETTVGQDALLEVTGLPRARADELGDVLQAALEAGDPAVTAEVERQIDNLAVALRNVVNIFNPSLVVLGGFLGSLHAADPDRILARATAQALPGAREALRIRRAALGPDRLMIGAAELAFARVLVDPSGVARQAAADAERTTA from the coding sequence GTGACCGGGCACGAGACGGGCGACGCCGAGCGCGTCCCCGCGGCCCTCGCGCCGGTCGCGGATCCCGCCCGGGCCGTGCCGCTCGCGCCGGATCCCCGCTCCCGCGGCACCACGCCCGACCACGTCCGCCGCTCGAACCTCGCGACCGTGCTCCAGATCGTGCACGAGACCGGCCCCGCGTCACGCTCCGAGCTGACCCGCGAGACGGGCCTCAACCGCTCGACCATCGCGGCGCTCGTGGGCGAGCTGCAGGAGCTCGGCCTCGTGATCGAGTCGGAGCCGCCCGGCACCAACCGCGTCGGCCGCCCGAGCCCCATCGTCTCCGCCGACCCGCGCGTCGTCGTCCTCGCGGTGAACCCCGAGATCGACGCGGTCACCGTCGGGCTCGTGGGCCTCGACGGGGTCGTGCAGCGGCGCGTCCGCCGCGACACCGACGGGATCCCTACGGCCGCGCGCGCCGCCGAGCTCGCGAGCGCGATCATCGCCGAGATCCGGGCGGACCTCCGCGCCACCCGGCCCGACGCGCGCGTGCTCGGCATCGGCGTCGCCGTGCCCGGCCTCGTCCGCTTCGACGGCGGGATGGTGCGCCTCGCGCCGCACCTCGGCTGGGTCGACGAGCCGTTCGCCGCGCTCCTCGCCGAGGCCACGGGCCTCCCGGCGCTCGCCGCCAACGACGCGAGCCTCGCGGCCGTCGCGGAGGGGCGCTTCGGATCCGGCCGCGACGTCGACGACCTCGTCTACCTCAACGGCGGCGCGAGCGGCGTCGGCGGAGGCGTGCTCATCGGCCGGCGCCCGTTCGGCGGCGCGGAGGGCTACGGCGGCGAGCTCGGCCACACCCTCGTCGACTCGGGCGGCGAGCTCTGCCACTGCGGCGCGGTGGGCTGCCTCGAGACGACCGTCGGCCAGGACGCGCTGCTCGAGGTCACGGGCCTCCCGCGGGCCCGCGCCGACGAGCTGGGCGACGTGCTCCAGGCGGCGCTCGAGGCGGGCGACCCGGCCGTCACCGCCGAGGTGGAGCGGCAGATCGACAACCTGGCGGTGGCGCTGCGGAACGTCGTCAACATCTTCAACCCGTCGCTCGTGGTGCTCGGCGGGTTCCTCGGGTCGCTGCACGCGGCGGACCCCGACCGCATCCTCGCCCGCGCCACCGCCCAGGCGCTCCCCGGCGCGCGCGAGGCCCTCCGCATCCGCCGCGCCGCCCTCGGGCCCGACCGGCTGATGATCGGCGCGGCCGAGCTCGCCTTCGCGCGCGTGCTGGTGGATCCGTCCGGCGTGGCCCGGCAGGCGGCCGCCGACGCGGAGCGCACGACGGCGTGA
- a CDS encoding Gfo/Idh/MocA family protein, which produces MTDTTERTAERAAEPEGAAHRVVAPADGARLRVVQVGAGGMGQAWLRTVAEDPDVELVGVVDLDAQAAQAGAAAHGATAEWSTDLGEIIERVRPDAVIDVTIPRAHHPVTTQALFAGLPVLGEKPVALTVAEGLSLAAAAEITGELFMVSQSRRYNDHLVALKRRAADLGGVGIVTTEFFKAPHFGGFREEMDDVLLLDMAVHQFDAVRYLLDADPVGVYCESYNPDWSWYRGDAAATAVFAFEGGVRYVYTGSWCSPGDETSWNGSWRMSGAHGTARWDGDHAPTSDITDAPDGPPAEPEAAESVGVEIAGSLRAFVRALRTGERPHGEVHGNVMSLAMVEAAIESKDTGARVAIDDVLERAHATALSDERRDDVRARLASWSGAGVRRALRGQVSAGAAAVVRPAAAG; this is translated from the coding sequence ATGACGGACACGACGGAGCGCACCGCGGAACGCGCCGCGGAGCCCGAGGGTGCCGCGCACCGGGTCGTCGCGCCCGCGGACGGCGCGCGCCTCCGGGTCGTGCAGGTCGGCGCCGGCGGCATGGGCCAGGCGTGGCTCCGGACCGTCGCGGAGGATCCCGACGTCGAGCTCGTGGGCGTCGTCGACCTCGACGCGCAGGCCGCGCAGGCCGGCGCCGCCGCGCACGGGGCCACCGCGGAGTGGTCCACGGACCTCGGCGAGATCATCGAGCGGGTGCGGCCCGACGCCGTGATCGACGTCACCATCCCGCGCGCCCACCACCCCGTCACCACGCAGGCGCTCTTCGCGGGCCTGCCGGTGCTCGGCGAGAAGCCCGTCGCGCTGACGGTCGCCGAGGGGCTGTCGCTCGCGGCGGCCGCGGAGATCACGGGCGAGCTGTTCATGGTCAGCCAGTCGCGCCGGTACAACGACCACCTCGTCGCGCTCAAGCGACGGGCGGCCGACCTCGGCGGCGTCGGCATCGTCACCACCGAGTTCTTCAAGGCCCCGCACTTCGGCGGGTTCCGCGAGGAGATGGACGACGTGCTCCTCCTCGACATGGCCGTGCACCAGTTCGACGCCGTGCGGTACCTGCTCGACGCGGATCCGGTGGGCGTCTACTGCGAGTCCTACAACCCGGACTGGAGCTGGTACCGCGGCGACGCGGCGGCCACCGCGGTCTTCGCGTTCGAGGGCGGGGTGCGGTACGTCTACACGGGCAGCTGGTGCAGCCCGGGCGACGAGACCTCGTGGAACGGATCGTGGCGGATGAGCGGCGCGCACGGCACCGCCCGCTGGGACGGCGACCACGCGCCCACGAGCGACATCACGGACGCGCCCGACGGGCCGCCCGCGGAGCCCGAGGCCGCAGAGTCGGTGGGCGTGGAGATCGCCGGATCGCTTCGCGCGTTCGTGCGCGCGCTCCGCACCGGCGAGCGTCCGCACGGCGAGGTGCACGGCAACGTGATGAGCCTCGCCATGGTGGAGGCGGCGATCGAGTCGAAGGACACGGGCGCGCGGGTCGCGATCGACGACGTGCTCGAGCGCGCGCACGCGACCGCCCTCAGCGACGAGCGGCGCGACGACGTGCGCGCGCGGCTCGCCTCCTGGAGCGGCGCGGGCGTGCGCCGGGCGCTGCGCGGGCAGGTGTCCGCGGGGGCCGCGGCCGTCGTCCGCCCGGCCGCCGCCGGGTAG
- a CDS encoding serine hydrolase → MTARGWTGDAELLGPVGRALRTSWPAAVAVATPGRVLVATTRAAPERAYEIGSVGKALTGMLFADAQERGLVTPTTALGDLLPLADHGPVAGVTLASLAVHRSGLPRLAPGMHVLRRSIALSLRGANPYGETLDELLEQTRGVRLGPARPRYSNLGFELLGHALGSADGRGYGGLLRGVLGDGWSTPARPEDLREVDLRGSSRTGRPVEPWTGEGLAPAGGIRASVGTVGALLRAILDGSAPGIVALDPVADFSSRVRIGAGWITLAHRGRPVAWHNGMTGGFASWVGVDRAAGVGVGVLSARCQGVDRAGFRLLEEFAADGAATRG, encoded by the coding sequence GTGACGGCACGCGGATGGACGGGGGACGCGGAGCTGCTCGGCCCGGTCGGGCGGGCGCTGCGGACGTCGTGGCCGGCGGCGGTGGCGGTGGCCACGCCCGGGCGGGTGCTCGTCGCGACGACGCGCGCCGCGCCCGAGCGCGCCTACGAGATCGGATCGGTCGGCAAGGCGCTCACGGGCATGCTGTTCGCCGACGCGCAGGAGCGCGGCCTGGTCACGCCCACGACCGCGCTGGGCGACCTGCTCCCCCTGGCCGACCACGGCCCGGTGGCCGGCGTGACCCTGGCCTCCCTCGCCGTGCACCGCTCCGGGCTCCCGCGGCTGGCCCCGGGCATGCACGTGCTCCGCCGCAGCATCGCCCTCTCCCTGCGCGGCGCGAACCCGTACGGCGAGACGCTCGACGAGCTCCTCGAGCAGACGCGCGGTGTGCGGCTCGGCCCCGCGCGGCCCCGCTACTCGAACCTCGGCTTCGAGCTGCTCGGGCACGCCCTGGGCAGCGCCGATGGCCGCGGGTACGGCGGGCTGCTGCGCGGCGTCCTGGGCGACGGCTGGTCGACCCCGGCCCGCCCGGAGGACCTCCGCGAGGTCGACCTGCGCGGATCCTCGCGGACCGGCCGACCGGTCGAGCCGTGGACGGGCGAGGGCCTGGCGCCCGCGGGCGGGATCCGGGCGAGCGTCGGCACCGTGGGCGCGCTGCTGCGGGCGATCCTCGACGGGTCGGCCCCGGGGATCGTGGCGCTCGACCCCGTCGCCGACTTCTCCTCGCGCGTGCGCATCGGGGCCGGGTGGATCACGCTCGCCCACCGCGGCCGTCCCGTGGCGTGGCACAACGGGATGACCGGCGGATTCGCCAGCTGGGTCGGCGTCGACCGCGCGGCCGGCGTCGGCGTGGGCGTGCTCTCCGCGCGGTGCCAGGGCGTCGATCGCGCCGGGTTCCGGCTGCTCGAGGAGTTCGCGGCGGACGGGGCGGCGACCCGGGGCTGA
- a CDS encoding MSMEG_6728 family protein, whose translation MQTFLPYPDLAASMAVLDDKRLGKQRVETLQVMKAVTVPGYGWQSHPVTRMWRGYRPALMEYQEATCAEWMSRGFADTCFEKTLVILAEVPEDLAAYTEGRIAQPPWWGREELHLSHRSKLLAKAPALYRPAFPEDPDDLDYVWPGASA comes from the coding sequence ATGCAGACGTTCCTCCCCTACCCGGACCTCGCGGCGAGCATGGCGGTGCTCGACGACAAGCGGCTCGGGAAGCAGCGCGTCGAGACGCTCCAGGTGATGAAGGCCGTGACCGTCCCGGGCTACGGCTGGCAGAGCCACCCCGTCACGCGCATGTGGCGCGGCTACCGGCCCGCGCTCATGGAGTACCAGGAGGCGACCTGCGCCGAGTGGATGTCCCGCGGCTTCGCCGACACCTGCTTCGAGAAGACGCTCGTGATCCTCGCCGAGGTGCCCGAGGACCTCGCCGCCTACACCGAGGGCCGCATCGCGCAGCCGCCGTGGTGGGGCCGCGAGGAGCTGCACCTCTCGCACCGCTCGAAGCTGCTGGCGAAGGCGCCGGCGCTGTACCGGCCGGCGTTCCCGGAGGATCCGGACGACCTCGACTACGTGTGGCCGGGCGCGAGCGCGTGA
- a CDS encoding glycoside hydrolase family 26 protein, with translation MSSSPRRRRLSSVPLIAGLGVAGLALLAGCAPGEPELPSCVTRTAADAVPADGALFGVNPDWGQQTLAEYADLLGRDPGVAVSFADVPMDATDLENVRAAGEQVRGMGGTLLLTLEPREGLAAVTDDVAADVASLVDGIQRTGVPVVVRFAHEMNGSWYAWGQQPEEYVAAFRRMADALHAGAPGSATMWAPNEGGGYPFEGGPAAAAPDSAAFPILDTDGDGALTIADDPYAPYYPGDDAVDWVGMSLYHWGSKHPWGENVLPEEGKFAAQLTGEYDGLDGDQTAVPDFYGVYGVEHGKPVAIPETAALVVPRGDAAGERAIKRAWWSQVLSEETATRFPELKMVNWFEWDKDEAEVGERVDWTVLGDAVTREAFAAELPEWLRFGADPEPCALPTTAAPDAAG, from the coding sequence ATGTCCTCCTCGCCGCGCCGCCGTCGCCTCTCGTCCGTCCCCCTGATCGCGGGCCTCGGCGTCGCCGGCCTCGCCCTCCTCGCCGGGTGCGCGCCCGGCGAGCCCGAGCTGCCCTCCTGCGTCACGCGCACGGCGGCCGACGCCGTCCCCGCCGACGGCGCGCTGTTCGGCGTGAACCCCGACTGGGGTCAGCAGACCCTCGCCGAGTACGCGGACCTGCTCGGCCGCGACCCCGGGGTCGCCGTGTCGTTCGCCGACGTGCCGATGGACGCGACGGACCTCGAGAACGTCCGCGCCGCCGGCGAGCAGGTGCGCGGCATGGGCGGCACGCTGCTGCTCACGCTCGAGCCGCGCGAGGGGCTCGCGGCCGTCACCGACGACGTGGCCGCCGACGTCGCGTCGCTCGTCGACGGGATCCAGCGCACGGGAGTGCCCGTCGTCGTCCGCTTCGCCCACGAGATGAACGGCTCCTGGTACGCGTGGGGCCAGCAGCCGGAGGAGTACGTCGCGGCCTTCCGCCGCATGGCCGACGCCCTGCACGCGGGTGCGCCCGGCAGCGCCACGATGTGGGCGCCGAACGAGGGCGGCGGGTACCCCTTCGAAGGCGGCCCGGCCGCGGCCGCGCCCGACAGCGCCGCGTTCCCGATCCTCGACACGGACGGCGACGGCGCCCTCACGATCGCCGACGACCCGTACGCCCCCTACTACCCGGGCGACGACGCGGTCGACTGGGTCGGCATGTCCCTGTACCACTGGGGCTCGAAGCACCCCTGGGGCGAGAACGTCCTCCCCGAGGAGGGCAAGTTCGCCGCACAGCTCACCGGCGAGTACGACGGGCTCGACGGCGACCAGACCGCGGTGCCCGACTTCTACGGCGTGTACGGCGTCGAGCACGGCAAGCCGGTCGCGATCCCCGAGACGGCAGCCCTCGTCGTGCCGCGCGGGGACGCGGCGGGCGAGCGCGCCATCAAGCGGGCGTGGTGGTCGCAGGTGCTGTCGGAGGAGACCGCGACCCGCTTCCCCGAGCTCAAGATGGTCAACTGGTTCGAGTGGGACAAGGACGAGGCCGAGGTCGGCGAGCGCGTCGACTGGACCGTGCTCGGCGACGCGGTCACCCGCGAGGCGTTCGCCGCGGAGCTCCCGGAGTGGCTCCGCTTCGGCGCCGATCCCGAGCCGTGCGCGCTGCCGACCACCGCGGCTCCCGACGCGGCCGGCTGA